One region of Tamandua tetradactyla isolate mTamTet1 chromosome 6, mTamTet1.pri, whole genome shotgun sequence genomic DNA includes:
- the LOC143688121 gene encoding C-type lectin domain family 10 member A-like codes for MPVKYEDLQYLESEKKNEELRNGPLSPWSFLQRLCPGPRLLLISLGLGLLLLVVVCVLGSQNAKLRRDLLSLRTNFSNFTSRTTVEVQALKSKGGSLQETATRLQGKVDEHEQELQAARTLNEKVVTLGTKLQKQEQEVKADQSIVFLQVQKLVQDLNSLTCQLTILKSNGSQNSCCPPNWLEHHGSCYWFSMAEKSWFEAKKHCQLENAHLVTINSWDEQNFLETHVGSTYPWMGLSDPEGVWKWEDGTDYEANLKNWAPEQPDDWEGHGLGGGEDCAQIRPGGKWNDNVCSRSFHWICEAEMSKAS; via the exons ATGCCAGTCAAGTACGAAGATCTCCAGTACCTGGAGAGTGAGAAGAAAAACGAGGAGTTAAGAAATG GGCCTCTTTCTCCTTGGTCCTTCCTGCAGCGCCTCTGCCCGGGACCCCGCCTCCTCCTGATCTCCCTGGGCCTCGGCCTCCTGCTGCTGGTCGTGGTCTGTGTGCTCGGATCCCAAA ATGCCAAGCTTCGGAGAGATCTGCTGTCCCTGAGGACAAATTTCAGCAACTTCACATCAAGGACCACAGTAGAGGTCCAGGCACTGAAGTCCAAGG GAGGCAGCTTGCAAGAAACGGCAACCCGTCTGCAAGGCAAGGTGGACGAGCACGAGCAGGAGCTCCAGGCAG CCCGCACCTTGAACGAAAAGGTGGTTACTCTGGGGACCAAGCTGCAGAAACAGGAGCAGGAAGTCAAAGCAG ATCAATCCATTGTGTTCCTACAAGTCCAGAAACTGGTGCAGGATCTGAACTCGCTGACTTGCCAGCTGACTATCCTCAAAAGCAATG GCTCACAGAACAGTTGCTGCCCCCCGAATTGGCTGGAGCACCATGGCAGCTGCTACTGGTTCTCTATGGCTGAGAAGTCCTGGTTCGAGGCTAAGAAGCACTGCCAGCTGGAGAATGCCCACCTGGTCACTATCAACTCCTGGGACGAGCAG AACTTTCTCGAGACACATGTGGGTTCCACTTACCCCTGGATGGGCCTGAGCGACCCGGAAGGAGTTTGGAAATGGGAGGATGGGACGGACTATGAGGCCAACTTGAA GAACTGGGCTCCGGAACAGCCGGATGACTGGGAAGGACACGGGCTGGGAGGAGGCGAGGACTGTGCCCAGATCCGCCCTGGCGGCAAGTGGAATGACAACGTCTGCAGCAGGTCCTTCCACTGGATCTGCGAGGCTGAAATGAGCAAGGCCAGCTAG